A single Anopheles maculipalpis chromosome 3RL, idAnoMacuDA_375_x, whole genome shotgun sequence DNA region contains:
- the LOC126563301 gene encoding cuticle protein-like, which translates to MLKLVVLSAVLAVVAARPGALTYSAPLAYAPATYIAKPEIYYQKSIIEEPTVAHVGSLVKTIPTAVSHQSSTIVHNSAKITEPIYAPAVKQTLVSTPIAKTTYIAAPAAYAYAAPALAYHDAYAYHHL; encoded by the exons ATGCTGAAGTTG GTGGTGCTGTCCGCTGTCCTGGCCGTCGTTGCCGCTCGTCCCGGTGCACTCACGTACTCCGCCCCGTTGGCGTACGCACCGGCCACCTATATTGCTAAGCCCGAGATCTACTACCAGAAGAGCATCATCGAGGAACCGACCGTGGCGCACGTTGGTAGTCTGGTGAAGACTATCCCGACTGCCGTCTCGCACCAGAGCTCCACCATTGTGCACAACTCGGCCAAGATTACCGAGCCGATCTATGCTCCGGCTGTGAAGCAGACCTTGGTGTCGACCCCGATCGCCAAGACGACCTATATTGCTGCACCGGCGGCCTATGCTTACGCTGCCCCCGCGTTGGCCTATCACGATGCTTACGCTTACCACCATCTGTAA